A section of the Telopea speciosissima isolate NSW1024214 ecotype Mountain lineage chromosome 3, Tspe_v1, whole genome shotgun sequence genome encodes:
- the LOC122655673 gene encoding purine permease 1-like: MHVHHNKESSMMMSKTLKRSLLFLNITLLILGEAGGPLLMRLYYLHGGKRIWLSSWLETSGWPAMLVPILISYLYRRRRRRRRGGGKGDGDDGHVKFFFMKSGLFAACSFLGLLTGLVDYFYAYGISRLPVSTSALIYSTQIAFTSLFSFILVKQKLTAYSINSVVLLIIGAVVLGVHAGGDRRANETNNQYYLGFFMMVAASLLYGFVLPLIELTYKRAKQTITYSLVMEMQMVMSIFATAFCTVGMILNNDFKVIPREAREFEFKEGIYFTILAFNAIVWQCFFLGAVGVIFYGSSLLAGIIIASLLPVTELLAVVLYHEKFKVEKGISLALCLWGFTSYFYGEHKQSKKKTVELRDEPSSGMI; encoded by the exons ATGCATGTCCACCATAACAAAGAATCAAGCATGATGATGAGCAAAACCTTGAAGAGATCACTCCTTTTTCTAAATATCACTCTATTGATACTTGGTGAAGCAGGGGGTCCTCTGTTAATGAGGCTTTACTACCTTCATGGTGGAAAAAGAATTTGGTTATCAAGTTGGTTAGAAACAAGTGGTTGGCCGGCCATGTTAGTACCTATATTGATCTCATACTTGTatcgccgccgccgccgccgccgccgcggCGGCGGTAAAGGAGATGGAGATGATGGACATGTGAAGTTTTTCTTTATGAAATCAGGTCTATTTGCTGCTTGCAGCTTTCTAGGTCTCCTAACTGGTTTGGTTGATTACTTCTATGCTTATGGTATCTCACGTTTACCTGTTTCAACCTCAGCTCTTATATATTCAACTCAAATAGCcttcacttctctcttctcattCATTTTGGTTAAGCAAAAGTTGACAGCTTATTCAATAAATTCTGTTGTTCTATTAATAATTGGAGCTGTAGTACTTGGAGTACATGCAGGAGGTGATCGTAGAGCTAATGAAACAAACAATCAATattatttggggttttttatgATGGTTGCAGCTTCTTTATTATATGGTTTTGTGCTACCTTTGATTGAATTAACTTATAAGAGAGCCAAACAGACCATTACATACTCTTTAGTGATGGAGATGCAGATGGTTATGTCTATCTTTGCAACTGCTTTCTGCACCGTAGGGATGATACTCAACAATGACTttaag GTTATTCCAAGAGAAGCAAGAGAATTTGAGTTCAAGGAAGGAATTTATTTCACCATACTTGCATTTAATGCAATTGTTTGGCAATGCTTCTTCTTGGGAGCAGTAGGAGTAATCTTCTATGGCTCTTCATTACTTGCTGGAATTATAATTGCATCTCTACTTCCAGTGACAGAGCTCTTAGCTGTTGTATTGTACCATGAAAAGTTCAAAGTTGAGAAGGGGATTTCCCTTGCCTTGTGTCTTTGGGGTTTCACTTCTTACTTTTATGGTGAGCACaaacaaagcaagaaaaaaacTGTAGAATTAAGGGATGAGCCTTCTTCTGGTATGATATAG